The Thioalkalivibrio nitratireducens DSM 14787 DNA segment GGCGTGATGGGCCTGGTCGCGATCGGCTTCATCGGCTTCACCTTGTTCACCTCGAGCCCGTTCGAGCGCCTGCTGCCGGCGGCGATGGAAGGGCGCGATCTCAACCCGATGCTGCAGGACCCGGGGCTGATCTTCCACCCGCCGATGCTGTACATGGGCTATGTCGGCTTCTCGGTCGCGTTCGCGTTCGCGATCGCCGCGCTGATCGGCGGCCGGCTCGATGCGGCCTGGGCGCGCTGGTCGCGGCCCTGGACCGCGGTCGCCTGGGCGTTTCTGACGCTCGGCATCGCGCTCGGGAGTTGGTGGGCGTACTACGTGCTCGGCTGGGGCGGCTGGTGGTTCTGGGATCCGGTCGAGAACGCGTCGTTCCTGCCCTGGCTGATGGGTACCGCGCTGCTGCATTCGCTGGCGGTGACCGAGAAGCGCGGCGGGTTCAAGAACTGGACCGTGATGCTCGCGATCCTGACCTTCTCGCTGGTGCTGCTGGGCGCGCTCCTGGTGCGTTCCGGGGTGCTGACCTCGGTGCACGCGTTCGCGGTCGACCCCGACCGCGGGCTGTACCTGCTCGGCTTCATGGCGTGGTCGTCGCCGGCTCGCTGACGCTGTTCGCCTGGCGCGCGGGCAAGGTCGGTCTCGGCGGCAGCTTCGGGCTGGTCTCGCGCGAGTCGGCGCTGCTGACCAACAACGTGCTGCTGGCGGTGTCCGCAGCGGCGGTGCTGCTGGGCACGCTGTACCCCTTGTTCCTCGACGCGTTCGGTCTGGGCAAGATCTCGGTCGGCCCGCCGTACTTCGAGGCGGTGTTCCTGCCGTTGATGCTGCCGCTGTTGCTGCTGCTCGGGTTCGGCCCGCGGCTGCGCTGGAAGCAGGACAGCCCGACCGAGCAGCTGTGGCGGCTGCGCTGGATCCTCGGGTTCAGCCTGGTGTTCGGGATGCTCTGGCCGCTGGCGGTCGGCAGCTGGTCGCTGCTTGCCGGAATGGGCACCTTCCTCGGGCTGTGGATCATCGGCTCGGCACTGAAGGACCTGGTCGAGCGCCTGCGCCGGCGCCCGGGCAGCACGCAGGGCTTCGGCACCCGGGTCAAGCGGCTCGGGCGCAGCTACGCCGGCATGCAGATCGCGCACATCGGCGTCGCACTGCTGGTGATCGGCGTCACCTTCGTGCTCGGCTACGACGACGAGCGCGACGTGCGCATGGCGGTGGGCGAGACGGTCGAGGTCGGCGGCTACGCGTTCCGGCTCGATGCGCTGGAACACATCGACGGGCCGAACTACAGCGCCGAACAGGCGACGGTCGCGGTGTACCGCGACGACGGCCGGCGCCTGGCGACGCTGCGCCCGCAGATGCGCGACTACTTCAGCCAGGACATGCCGATGGCACACACCTCGCTGCACCGGGGGCTGTTCCGGGACCTGTACGTGAACATGGGAGAGCCGCTGGGCGGGGATGCCTGGGTGATGCGCGTCTATACAAGCCGTACATGAACTGGATCTGGACCGGCGCGGTGCTGATGGGCCTGGGCGGCTTCCTGGCCGCCACCGACCGCCGCTACCGCGTGCGCGTGCGCCGCGAGGAGGATCTGCCCGACGACGACACCGACACCGCCGCCAGGCCCAGCACGGCAGCGACGGGTTGAACGGTGCCCTGCTGGTCGCGTCTACACCATGATCCGTGCCCCGCCTTCGCGGGTGCACGGGAATCGCAGAACCACGCTGACCGACATATTCGGGCAGGGTGGCCTGAGGAGGACTTGCAGAAATGAAACTCCGCTTTGTGCTCCCGCTGGTCGCGTTCTTCGCGCTGGTGGGGCTGCTGTGGGTGGGATTGAGCCTGGATCCCCGGGCCCTGCCCTCTCCGCTGATCGGCCGCGAGGCCCCCCAGTTCGATCTGCCGGAACTGCGGGATCCCGAGACTCGATTCTCCAGCGAGCAGATGCTCGGCACGCCGGCATTGCTGAACGTCTGGGCTTCGTGGTGCGTGACCTGCCGCCAGGAACATCCGATGCTCGCGGAACTGCGGCGCGCCGGGGTGCCGGTCTACGGGCTGAACTACAAGGACACGCGTTCGGATGCGCTGCGCTTCCTCACGCAGTTCGGCGACCCCTACGACGCGATCGGCTTCGATGAAAGCGGTCTCGTCGGGATCGACTGGGGCGTGTACGCGACTCCCGAGACCTTCCTGATGGACCGCAACGGAATGATCCGCTTCAAGCATATCGGGATGATCACGCCCGACGTCATTCAGAACGAAATCCTTCCCCTTTATCGAAAACTGGAGGCCGAGTCATGACTGCGCGCCATTGGATCCCTGCGCTGCTGTGCCTCGGGGCTCTTGCCCTGGCCACGCCCACGCACCTCGCCGCGGGCCCAACCGCACCGCCGTCGGAACCGCTGGTATTCGAGACCCCTGAACAGGAGGCCCGCTACCAGAAACTGGTACGCGAGCTGCGCTGTACCGTCTGCCAGAACCAGAACCTGATCGAGTCGAACGCGCCACTGGCCTCCGACCTGAGACGGCAGATCTCGCTGATGGTCAAGGACGGCGCCGAGACCGGCGAGGTCGTCGACTACATGGTCGCGCGTTACGGTGATTTCGTGCTGTTCCGCCCACCGGTGAATCGCACCACCTACCTGCTCTGGTACGGACCCGTGATTCTGCTGGTGCTGGGCCTGTCCGTGCTCGGCCTGGTGCTGTGGCGGCGCAAGAGCCGGGTTACTTCTGCCCCGCTCTCTGCCGACGAGGAGGAGCGTCTGCGACGCCTGCTCGACGAGGATCGTGGAGGGCAGGCATGACGCTGTTCTGGTCCATGGCGGCCGTGCTCACGGCCGTGTCCCTGCTGTTCCTGTTCGTGCCCATGCTGCGCGCCCGTTCCCCTCGGAACGAAGCGGTTTCGACCGAAGGCATGGCAGCAGCAGTCGACGTATACCACGCACAACTCGCCGAGCTCGAAGCGGACCGGGAAGCCGGTGCGATCTCCGAAGCGCAGTACACGACCGCCCGGCTCGACCTCCAGCGCAGTCTGCTGGAAATGAGTGAGGACCGCGAAACGGCGGGCTCGCAGCGACTCCAGGGATCCTGGCGCTGGCCAAGCGGCATCGTCAGCCTGGTCGCGGTGCCGGTACTGGCGGTGTTGATCTACCAGGCCTACGGCAGCGGGCCCGCCGGACTCGATCCACAGGCCAGCGCTCCGCAACAGACGGCGGGAACCGAGCCCGGCGGCATGGACGGCAGCATCGAGGCTGCCGTGCAGGCGCTGAGCGCGCGACTGGAAGCCAACCCCGAGGATCCCGACGGCTGGGCACTCCTCGGGCGCTCGCTGCTGTTCCTCGAACAGCCGAGGGCGGCCGCCGGCGCGTATGCCCAGGCGATTCGCCACGGCGGCAACCAGGATCCGGAGATCCTGACCACCTATGCCGACCTGCTCGGCTCGCTGGATGGGGGTGATCTCTCCGCACGCGCGAAGCCATTCATCGAACAGGCCCTGGCCATCGAGCCGGACCACGTGAACGGCCTGTGGCTTGCCGGTCTCGCGGCGTTCCGATCCTCGGACTACCCGCAAGCCCAGGATTACTGGGAACGGCTGGCTTCCCAGTTCGAACCGGGATCCGAGGAGGCTCGAATCATCCGCAGCAATCTCGACGAGGTGGAAGAGCGGATGCGCAACGGCGCAACGGCGGAAGACTCCCCCGTCAGCGCCGGAAACTGACGGCAGCCACGGCCCCTGCCCGCCCGCGGGATAGTCATCCCGCGGGCACCACTACGATCGGGCAGCGCGCGTGGTGAAGGATTTGCTGGCTGACCGAACCGAGCAGCAGTCCCTGGAAGCCGCCGCGGCCGCGTGAACCGACGACCAGCAGGTCGGCATCACTGGCGGCATCCAGGAGCGCCTTCGCGGCCCCGTGCCCCTCCCCGACCAGTACCTCCTGCGACAGATCCACCTCCGGCCCGCCAGCCTGCTCCACCGTCTCCTGAAGGAGGCGCCCGGCCTCCTCGTGGAGCTGTTCGACCGGCGGGGCCATCAGCGATGCCCATTCGGGCTCGACGTAACGGCGATCGAGCACGAACACCGCGCGAACCTCCGTTCCCCGCAACACACCCTCCTCCCGCGCCCAGCGCAGTGCCCGCCGGGCACCGTCCGAGCCATCCACACCCACGACAATGCCTGCCATCCCAGCTCTCCTGTTGTGATCATCTTGCGCCGAATCTCTCCCACAATCGTAGATCACCGCACGGCGGCAGCCTTGCCTCCGACCATCGGTAGGCGGGCTCTCCCGAGACCCGCGCGGCTGGCATTCGTCCCACCGGGTATCTACCATTGGAACCTATACTTCCGGTTGATCCGATCCCGTGCTCGACGACGGCTTGCACCGCGCGGGCAGTCGGATCGTGTTCGGCGCTGTGTGAACGACAGACTTCGCGTTTTCCCAGGACGGACACGCCATCGACCGGAGGCCATCCGCAACGCGTCCCCGGGCGCAGGCTCAACCGGGGCCGCAAGGTCTGCAATCCGTAGCCAGCACTGAGGAGCATCGCGCCATGCCCGTCCAGCCGAAGAAGACCCGACGCCGCGGCCTGTGGGGCTGGCCGCGAACGCGATGGCTGCTCGGGATCCCGCTCGGAGGCTTTCTGGCGTTCCTGGTCGGTGCAGCAACGATGGTCGGCTCGAGCGTGGCGATCGAGGCCACCAGCACCGACGCCTTCTGTGCCACCGCCTGTCACTCGCACGAAGAGTTCATCTACCCCGAGTGGAAGGAATCGGTCCACTATTCCAACCCCAGCGGCATGCGTGCCGGCTGTGCCGACTGCCACATCCCGAAGCAGTACCCCGACAAGCTGATCGTGAAGACCACGGCGGGGATCCGCGACGGCTACCACGAGTTCGTGCTGCGCTCGATCAGTACGCGCGAGCGTTTCGAGGCCCGGCGCGGCGAGATGGCCGAACGCGTCTGGGAGCGGATGCGGGCCAACGACTCGCAGGCCTGCCGCAACTGCCACCACGTCGACTCGTTCAGCGGTCAGAGCGCCCGGGCCGAACGGATGCACCAACGGATGGAAACTACCGACAACACCTGCATTGACTGCCATGAGGGCGTGGCTCACCTCCACCCTGCCGATGCCGCACGAAAATACGCGACGAACGACTGAGTATCGCGACAGCGCGGGCGCTGAATGCCCCGTGCAGGGCACCTCAGGGGCCCGCCCGCGGCCGCGCCGCCCCGTCCGGTGGTCTCGACCGCGTGCTCCGCTGTAAGCTCGTGCCATGAACGACACCGTCATCCTCCAGGACTATGCGCGGATTTTTCTCGAGGGCATTCCGCTGCTGGACGTGCGCTCGCCCGGAGAATTCCGGCAGGGCGCGTTCCCCACGGCCGACAACCAGCCGCTGCTGGACGACGCGGAGCGTCACGCAGTCGGCCTCTGCTACAAGGAGCGCGGGGAGCAGGCAGCAATCGAACTCGGACATCGCCTGGTGTCCGGGCAAAAGCGCGAGCGACGCATCGAGTCCTGGCTGGACTGGCACGCGCGCCACCCCGACGGGCGGGTCTACTGTTTCCGTGGTGGCCTGCGGTCCGCCACGGTGCAGCGGTGGCTGGCGGAGGCCGGGCAGCCGCTGCCGAGGCTCGGTGGGGGCTACAAGGCGATGCGCAGGTTCCTGCTGGAAAGCCTCGCACGGACCCTGCCGGGGATCCCGATCTGGACGCTCGCCGGACGCACAGGCTGCGGGAAGACGCGGGTAATCGCGGCCATGGAACAGGCTGTCGATCTGGAAGGCCATGCGCGGCACCGGGGTTCGGCCTTCGGCCGGCGCCCCGGAGGCCAGCCGACCCAGATCGATTTCGAGAACGCCATCGCAATCGAATTCCTGCGTTTGCACGCCCGCCAAGCGACCGGCGGGGTCCGGCCGGTCGTGCTGGAGGACGAAAGCAAGCTGATCGGCCATCGTCTGATTCCCCCGGTACTGTTTGCCCGGATGCAGACAGCCCCGCGCGTGCTGATCGAAGAACCGATGTCCAGCCGGATACAGGTCACGCTGGAAGACTATATCGTCGATCCGCTGGGCGAGTATTCCCGTTTCTACGGACCCGAACAGGCGCTCGACCGGCTCGGTGCCGAACTGCTTGCCGCCCTCGACCGGATCCGCAACCGGCTCGGGGGCCAGCGGCACTCGACGCTGAACACCGCGCTTAGACAAGCGCTCGACGAACATCGCCGCACCGGCTCCGCCGAGGTGCATCGGGACTGGATCGGCCGCCTCCTCCACGAGTACTACGATCCGCAATACGACCACGCGTTGCGGCGCAAACCCGGGGCCGCGCCGGTTTTCGTCGGCCGCCGTTATGAGATCCTCGAGTTTCTGCAGGAGCGTACCGCGTCGCCGATCCCTGCCGATCCGAAGGCGGCCTTCGGCTGAGCCGACCCGTGATGCGCCGAACCCTGCTGCCAGTCACCTTCGTGTTGCTGGCTTGGGCATTCTGGGCAAGTCCGCATCTGAGCGATGTCGCCGCCGGCGTTGCCCT contains these protein-coding regions:
- a CDS encoding DsbE family thiol:disulfide interchange protein: MKLRFVLPLVAFFALVGLLWVGLSLDPRALPSPLIGREAPQFDLPELRDPETRFSSEQMLGTPALLNVWASWCVTCRQEHPMLAELRRAGVPVYGLNYKDTRSDALRFLTQFGDPYDAIGFDESGLVGIDWGVYATPETFLMDRNGMIRFKHIGMITPDVIQNEILPLYRKLEAES
- a CDS encoding cytochrome c-type biogenesis protein; this translates as MTARHWIPALLCLGALALATPTHLAAGPTAPPSEPLVFETPEQEARYQKLVRELRCTVCQNQNLIESNAPLASDLRRQISLMVKDGAETGEVVDYMVARYGDFVLFRPPVNRTTYLLWYGPVILLVLGLSVLGLVLWRRKSRVTSAPLSADEEERLRRLLDEDRGGQA
- the ccmI gene encoding c-type cytochrome biogenesis protein CcmI, which translates into the protein MTLFWSMAAVLTAVSLLFLFVPMLRARSPRNEAVSTEGMAAAVDVYHAQLAELEADREAGAISEAQYTTARLDLQRSLLEMSEDRETAGSQRLQGSWRWPSGIVSLVAVPVLAVLIYQAYGSGPAGLDPQASAPQQTAGTEPGGMDGSIEAAVQALSARLEANPEDPDGWALLGRSLLFLEQPRAAAGAYAQAIRHGGNQDPEILTTYADLLGSLDGGDLSARAKPFIEQALAIEPDHVNGLWLAGLAAFRSSDYPQAQDYWERLASQFEPGSEEARIIRSNLDEVEERMRNGATAEDSPVSAGN
- a CDS encoding universal stress protein, with translation MAGIVVGVDGSDGARRALRWAREEGVLRGTEVRAVFVLDRRYVEPEWASLMAPPVEQLHEEAGRLLQETVEQAGGPEVDLSQEVLVGEGHGAAKALLDAASDADLLVVGSRGRGGFQGLLLGSVSQQILHHARCPIVVVPAG
- a CDS encoding NapC/NirT family cytochrome c, whose amino-acid sequence is MPVQPKKTRRRGLWGWPRTRWLLGIPLGGFLAFLVGAATMVGSSVAIEATSTDAFCATACHSHEEFIYPEWKESVHYSNPSGMRAGCADCHIPKQYPDKLIVKTTAGIRDGYHEFVLRSISTRERFEARRGEMAERVWERMRANDSQACRNCHHVDSFSGQSARAERMHQRMETTDNTCIDCHEGVAHLHPADAARKYATND
- the mnmH gene encoding tRNA 2-selenouridine(34) synthase MnmH; translated protein: MNDTVILQDYARIFLEGIPLLDVRSPGEFRQGAFPTADNQPLLDDAERHAVGLCYKERGEQAAIELGHRLVSGQKRERRIESWLDWHARHPDGRVYCFRGGLRSATVQRWLAEAGQPLPRLGGGYKAMRRFLLESLARTLPGIPIWTLAGRTGCGKTRVIAAMEQAVDLEGHARHRGSAFGRRPGGQPTQIDFENAIAIEFLRLHARQATGGVRPVVLEDESKLIGHRLIPPVLFARMQTAPRVLIEEPMSSRIQVTLEDYIVDPLGEYSRFYGPEQALDRLGAELLAALDRIRNRLGGQRHSTLNTALRQALDEHRRTGSAEVHRDWIGRLLHEYYDPQYDHALRRKPGAAPVFVGRRYEILEFLQERTASPIPADPKAAFG